A genomic region of Anopheles coustani chromosome 3, idAnoCousDA_361_x.2, whole genome shotgun sequence contains the following coding sequences:
- the LOC131265420 gene encoding inactive CLIP domain-containing serine protease A28-like → MVECSGGICVSKALCPNETYNFNLSKENSLITLRIDDTDECENYLQICCKHEVDDIMEPPPSTTYGEVCGQTNENGLFYNLHTNETVAQYGEFPWVAYVATVNRTTSSTYAFVCGGTLIHPWHVLTTAHNVEGKTNLIVRFGEWDIGTDKEPYPHQDVDVEIIMHPKYKRIPIQNDIALLVLENEVLYQPHIQPICLPQETDTFDGQRCISNGWGTVQGTYAAIMKKINLPVVPRARCERMLQDAGLGPFYRLRQEYMCAGGESNVDTCKGDGGSPLACKHANGSFVLAGIVSWGIGCGGYNRPGAYVSVNQYLDWIYEQIERTIQVLKVNIT, encoded by the exons ATGGTA GAATGTTCTGGCGGAATTTGTGTGAGCAAAGCGTTGTGCCCAAATGAAACGTATAACTTCAACCTTTCGAAAGAAAACTCTCTAATAACATTACGTATAGATGATACCGATGAGTGTGAAAACTACCTACAAATATGTTGTAAGCATGAAGTCGATGATATTATG gAACCTCCCCCTTCAACAACGTATGGTGAAGTATGTGgtcaaacgaacgaaaatggaCTATTCTACAACCTGCACACCAACGAAACGGTGGCACAATATGGAGAGTTTCCTTGGGTGGCATATGTTGCGACGGTCAACAGAACAACATCGTCTACGTATGCATTTGTATGCGGTGGAACACTTATACACCCTTGGCATGTCCTTACAACGGCGCATAATgtagaaggaaaaaccaactTGATTGTGCGATTCGGAGAGTGGGACATCGGAACTGATAAGGAGCCATATCCTCACCAG GATGTTGATGTGGAAATTATAATGCATCCAAAATACAAGCGTATACCTATCCAGAACGACATCGCTTTGCTAGTTCTTGAAAACGAAGTGTTGTACCAGCCACACATTCAGCCGATCTGCCTGCCCCAGGAAACTGACACATTTGATGGCCAACGGTGCATCTCTAACGGATGGGGAACTGTACAAGGGACCTACGCGGCGattatgaagaagatcaacctTCCCGTGGTTCCGCGAGCCAGATGCGAAAGGATGCTACAGGATGCCGGCCTTGGGCCATTCTATCGCCTTCGGCAAGAATACATGTGTGCCGGTGGAGAATCCAACGTAGATACGTGCAAAGGAGACGGCGGTTCCCCGTTAGCTTGCAAACACGCAAATGGGAGTTTTGTGCTGGCAGGAATTGTATCTTGGGGCATTGGCTGTGGTGGATATAATCGTCCCGGTGCATACGTTTCGGTTAATCAATATCTAGACTGGATATATGAACAAATAGAGAGAACGATACAAGTGCTTAAAGTTAATATTACATGA
- the LOC131265440 gene encoding phenoloxidase-activating enzyme-like yields MRIEGDSSENYGATCGKMNENGLFYALHSNETLAQYGEFPWVVFIATINKTSGAATFVCGGALIHPLYVLTTAHNVVGKSQLHARFGEWDIGTDKELFPHQEITVDEIIIHPGYSLSPIKNDIALLALKTRVLYQVHIQPICLPQETDEFDGERCISNGWGSVEGSYARIMKKISLPVIPRARCQRMIQFAGLGPHYRLPEGFICAGGEADVDTCKGDGGSPLACRQPDDSFVLAGLVSWGIGCGGHYRPGAYVAVNKYVSWINSNIYPEHTLADIYWCVLFVLYSLVCAATSDNIYDEPLKKCEGGYCLPKFVCQNGVYNKNNSPDITLRLASDDDDECIDLMLVCCRNDTEIVGNSECSDGHCVAKELCPNGIYDETKAQEHEFIQLKLGGCTDTQTCCKTAPQFPLQPVGLLSFLQSNEHQIHIITFFLQSQVSRKVENSECGKSNPNGLVYRFEGNRSYAQYGEFPWMVVIMATNSDLSLKKIVGGGSLIHPKFVVSAAHIFKAGEEYLARFGEWDLQGTNKSNEPYPVQDIKIERNITHPAYIKLGLRNDIALVKLVEEVTFQHHIRPICLPKPDDVFDGQRCISTGWGVDAHTSKFANVLKRIDLPVIPRETCLQMFRATRLSIFFELHESVLCAGAEEGVDMCDGDGGGPLACVKEDGTYALAGIVSWGLGCHENGVPGAYVNVAKFSNWITQTLRDAN; encoded by the exons ATGCGAATCGAAGGGGATTCGTCGGAAAACTACGGGGCCACGTGCggtaaaatgaatgaaaatggacTGTTTTATGCGCTACACAGCAACGAAACGCTGGCACAGTACGGAGAGTTTCCATGGGTGGTGTTTATTGCAACGATCAATAAGACGTCCGGCGCAGCAACATTCGTATGTGGAGGAGCACTTATACATCCGCTGTATGTGCTCACAACCGCTCATaatgttgtaggaaaatcCCAACTTCATGCACGTTTTGGCGAGTGGGACATCGGTACCGACAAAGAACTCTTCCCGCATCAG GAAATCACAGTGGACGAAATCATTATACACCCAGGATACTCACTGTCTCCAATAAAGAACGACATTGCGTTACTTGCCCTTAAAACGAGAGTATTGTATCAGGTACACATTCAGCCAATCTGCCTCCCACAAGAAACCGACGAGTTTGACGGAGAACGATGCATCTCTAACGGATGGGGATCGGTAGAAGGGAGTTACGCAAGAATTATGAAGAAGATCAGCCTTCCCGTGATCCCACGAGCCAGATGCCAGAGGATGATTCAGTTTGCTGGTCTTGGACCACACTATCGCCTTCCAGAAGGTTTCATATGTGCCGGTGGAGAAGCCGACGTGGACACGTGCAAAGGAGACGGCGGTTCTCCGTTAGCCTGTAGGCAGCCAGATGACAGCTTCGTGCTGGCAGGACTTGTATCCTGGGGTATTGGCTGTGGAGGGCATTATCGTCCCGGCGCGTACGTTGCTGTCAACAAATATGTATCATGGATAAACAGCAATATCTATCCAGAACATACGTTGGCAGACAT CTATTGGTGCGTGTTGTTCGTTTTGTACTCGTTGGTTTGTGCAGCAACATCCGACAACATCTACGACGAACCGTTGAAG AAGTGTGAAGGAGGATACTGTCTACCAAAATTTGTGTGTCAAAATGGCgtgtacaataaaaataactcaCCGGATATTACTTTACGGCTTGCgagcgatgatgacgacgaatGCATCGACTTAATGTTAGTCTGCTGCAGAAATGATACAGAAATTGTTGGAAATTCG GAGTGTTCCGATGGACACTGTGTTGCGAAGGAATTGTGTCCCAATGGAATTTACGACGAAACTAAAGCACAAGAGCATGAATTTATTCAACTGAAACTTGGTGGTTGTACGGACACACAAACCTGTTGCAAAACTGCTCCACAATTTCCGCTTCAACCAGTAGGATTACTCTCGTTTTTGCAATCGAATGAGCATCAAATACATAtaataaccttttttttgcagtcCCAAGTTTCGAGAAAAGTCGAGAACTCAGAATGTGGTAAGTCTAATCCCAACGGTTTGGTGTATCGTTTTGAAGGTAATCGTTCCTACGCTCAATACGGCGAGTTTCCATGGATGGTCGTTATTATGGCAACCAATAGTGATTTATCCCTCAAAAAGATTGTTGGTGGAGGTTCGTTGATTCATCCTAAATTTGTCGTATCAGCTGCTCACATTTTCAAAGCAGGTGAAGAGTATCTTGCCCGATTCGGTGAGTGGGACCTTCAAGGAACAAATAAATCCAACGAGCCCTATCCAGTACAG GATATTAAAATTGAACGTAACATCACTCATCCAGCCTACATTAAACTTGGCTTGAGAAATGACATCGCTTTGGTCAAGCTGGTGGAAGAAGTAACCTTTCAGCATCATATCAGACCAATCTGCCTGCCGAAACCGGACGATGTGTTTGACGGGCAAAGATGCATATCCACTGGCTGGGGAGTTGACGCACATACATCCAAGTTTGCCAACGTTCTGAAGCGTATTGACCTACCCGTCATTCCCCGGGAGACCTGTTTGCAAATGTTCCGAGCCACGCGGCTTTCTATATTTTTTGAGCTTCACGAAAGTGTCCTATGTGCCGGCGCCGAAGAGGGTGTGGACATGTGcgatggcgatggtggtggGCCATTGGCATGTGTAAAGGAGGATGGGACTTATGCTCTGGCTGGGATAGTTTCCTGGGGACTTGGTTGCCATGAAAATGGGGTTCCTGGTGCGTACGTTAATGTGGCAAAATTCAGTAACTGGATTACCCAAACCCTCCGCGATGcgaattga
- the LOC131261512 gene encoding zinc finger and SCAN domain-containing protein 12-like isoform X1 has product MKMNFFIPNEVKREGIYLQHQLGPPLIHQQHHQLPQQGQHQLLNFTHPGMIVNLKKEQFDPYEKLPDGQVHNQQHVLQLQQQAQMVGLQQHLSAQMQSQLVAAQQQQQHQQQQQQQQQQQQQQQQQQQQQQQQQQQQQQQQQQQQQQQQQQQQQQQQQQQQQQQQTPQAQTSTATDAPATTTTTTTTTTPSTGTGKKKKKGKANKNIVIPQLPEGFLVKVKEEYTENYVRTVTKIPEVWWNQEQFIRTVKSPGKKERKYHDYNAVSEYQCDVCGKYFKDKYKLNYHVRIHVPELSHRCDVCGKVFAHQSTLHNHKRIHTGERAFKCLTCGKAFVQSSALSNHTKIHTGERPHECLICGISFIQKINLIYHIRIHNGERPYRCNICQKSFIQQSHIKNHMKVHKKDNPLDCSMCGKNYSDLNELTDHYSSHHTAELTFRCQACGKSFAQANHLKIHKKNFCNSKSSN; this is encoded by the exons atgaaaatgaattt CTTCATCCCGAACGAAGTGAAACGTGAAGGTATTTACCTTCAACATCAGCTTGGCCCGCCCCTCATccaccagcagcatcatcagctGCCACAGCAGGGCCAGCATCAGCTGCTGAACTTCACGCATCCCGGAATGATCGTGAACCTAAAAAAGGAGCAGTTTGACCCGTACGAGAAGCTTCCGGATGGACAGGTGCACAACCAGCAGCACGTACTTCAACTGCAACAGCAAGCGCAGATGGTAGGGCTGCAGCAACACTTGTCTGCACAGATGCAATCACAGCTTGTTGCtgcgcaacaacaacagcaacaccaacaacagcagcagcaacagcagcaacaacagcaacagcaacaacagcaacagcagcaacagcagcaacagcagcagcagcaacaacaacaacaacaacaacaacaacagcaacagcagcagcagcagcaacaacaacagcaacagcaacagcaacagcaacaacaaacaccTCAGGCACAAACTTCAACGGCCACCGATGCCCCGgcgacaacgacaacaacgacTACCACAACCACCCCAAGCACCGGCAcgggtaaaaagaaaaagaaaggcaaAGCCAACAAGAACATCGTTATCCCGCAGCTTCCGGAAGGGTTCCTCGTAAAGGTGAAGGAAGAGTACACGGAAAACTACGTGCGCACCGTGACGAAAATCCCCGAAGTATGGTGGAACCAG GAACAGTTCATTCGCACGGTCAAGTCGCCCGGCAAGAAGGAACGGAAGTACCACGACTACAATGCGGTCAGCGAGTACCAGTGTGACGTTTGCGGGAAATATTTCAAGGATAAGTACAAGCTGAACTACCACGTGCGTATTCACGTGCCGGAACTGTCGCACCGGTGCGATGTCTGTGGCAAGGTGTTTGCGCACCAGTCGACACTGCATAATCACAAGCGTATTCACACTG GCGAGCGTGCGTTTAAATGTCTTACCTGTGGTAAGGCGTTCGTACAGTCGTCGGCTTTGTCGAATCACACTAAGATCCACACCGGTGAGCGGCCTCACGAGTGCCTGATCTGTGGCATTAGCTTCATCCAGAAGATCAACCTTATCTACCACATCCGCATTCACAACGGCGAGCGTCCGTATCGGTGCAACATCTGTCAGAAGTCCTTCATCCAGCAGAGCCATATAAAGAACCATATGAAGGTGCACAAGAAGGACAACCCGCTCGATTGCAGCATGTGCGGTAAGAACTACAGCGATCTCAACGAGCTGACCGATCACTACTCGTCGCACCATACGGCAGAGCTGACGTTCCGATGCCAAGCATGCGGCAAGTCGTTCGCTCAAGCGAACCATCTGAAGATCCACAAGAAGAACTTTTGCAACAGCAAGTCGTCGAACTAA
- the LOC131261512 gene encoding zinc finger and SCAN domain-containing protein 12-like isoform X2: MKMNFFIPNEVKREGIYLQHQLGPPLIHQQHHQLPQQGQHQLLNFTHPGMIVNLKKEQFDPYEKLPDGQVHNQQHVLQLQQQAQMVGLQQHLSAQMQSQLVAAQQQQQHQQQQQQQQQQQQQQQQQQQQQQQQQQQQQQQQQQQQQQQQQQQQQQQQQQQQQQQQTPQAQTSTATDAPATTTTTTTTTTPSTGTGKKKKKGKANKNIVIPQLPEGFLVKVKEEYTENYVRTVTKIPEEQFIRTVKSPGKKERKYHDYNAVSEYQCDVCGKYFKDKYKLNYHVRIHVPELSHRCDVCGKVFAHQSTLHNHKRIHTGERAFKCLTCGKAFVQSSALSNHTKIHTGERPHECLICGISFIQKINLIYHIRIHNGERPYRCNICQKSFIQQSHIKNHMKVHKKDNPLDCSMCGKNYSDLNELTDHYSSHHTAELTFRCQACGKSFAQANHLKIHKKNFCNSKSSN; the protein is encoded by the exons atgaaaatgaattt CTTCATCCCGAACGAAGTGAAACGTGAAGGTATTTACCTTCAACATCAGCTTGGCCCGCCCCTCATccaccagcagcatcatcagctGCCACAGCAGGGCCAGCATCAGCTGCTGAACTTCACGCATCCCGGAATGATCGTGAACCTAAAAAAGGAGCAGTTTGACCCGTACGAGAAGCTTCCGGATGGACAGGTGCACAACCAGCAGCACGTACTTCAACTGCAACAGCAAGCGCAGATGGTAGGGCTGCAGCAACACTTGTCTGCACAGATGCAATCACAGCTTGTTGCtgcgcaacaacaacagcaacaccaacaacagcagcagcaacagcagcaacaacagcaacagcaacaacagcaacagcagcaacagcagcaacagcagcagcagcaacaacaacaacaacaacaacaacaacagcaacagcagcagcagcagcaacaacaacagcaacagcaacagcaacagcaacaacaaacaccTCAGGCACAAACTTCAACGGCCACCGATGCCCCGgcgacaacgacaacaacgacTACCACAACCACCCCAAGCACCGGCAcgggtaaaaagaaaaagaaaggcaaAGCCAACAAGAACATCGTTATCCCGCAGCTTCCGGAAGGGTTCCTCGTAAAGGTGAAGGAAGAGTACACGGAAAACTACGTGCGCACCGTGACGAAAATCCCCGAA GAACAGTTCATTCGCACGGTCAAGTCGCCCGGCAAGAAGGAACGGAAGTACCACGACTACAATGCGGTCAGCGAGTACCAGTGTGACGTTTGCGGGAAATATTTCAAGGATAAGTACAAGCTGAACTACCACGTGCGTATTCACGTGCCGGAACTGTCGCACCGGTGCGATGTCTGTGGCAAGGTGTTTGCGCACCAGTCGACACTGCATAATCACAAGCGTATTCACACTG GCGAGCGTGCGTTTAAATGTCTTACCTGTGGTAAGGCGTTCGTACAGTCGTCGGCTTTGTCGAATCACACTAAGATCCACACCGGTGAGCGGCCTCACGAGTGCCTGATCTGTGGCATTAGCTTCATCCAGAAGATCAACCTTATCTACCACATCCGCATTCACAACGGCGAGCGTCCGTATCGGTGCAACATCTGTCAGAAGTCCTTCATCCAGCAGAGCCATATAAAGAACCATATGAAGGTGCACAAGAAGGACAACCCGCTCGATTGCAGCATGTGCGGTAAGAACTACAGCGATCTCAACGAGCTGACCGATCACTACTCGTCGCACCATACGGCAGAGCTGACGTTCCGATGCCAAGCATGCGGCAAGTCGTTCGCTCAAGCGAACCATCTGAAGATCCACAAGAAGAACTTTTGCAACAGCAAGTCGTCGAACTAA
- the LOC131272040 gene encoding double-strand break repair protein MRE11: MTEGLTQNGDINPADTIKLLVASDIHLGYEEKDPIRGEDSFIAFEEVLQHAVINDVDAILLGGDLFHIANPSKNTLKRCFDLLKTYTFGNKPIALQFLNDQNEDGFQSFSRTLNYEDPNVNIAIPVFSIHGNHDDPSGFGRVSPVDLLSSHGYVNYFGKWVDLSRIIIKPLLLQKGETKLALYGLGHISDARLCRMFDEAKVFLEKPDDPGWFNVMVLHQNRADRGIKNYLPENALPKFLDLVIWGHEHDCRIVPEKNVVKDFFVIQPGSTVATSLSEGESLQKCCGLLSIYKDLFRMDPIPLKTVRPFVFESVNLASFQDELRLDEGDVMKKVQEFAAERIESLIERSKAQLSDDDRQPNLPLIRLRLEITDTKQQFNALRFGHHYFGRVGNPIDMVIFKRKTTRAKDESGNMLDDAALKEQFQKEQRHHAGLRAEEIAEKYFREVGTAHKMEIMCPSSMTELVRRLMDAKDYDAGEIAKFYEHKAVKFFEAQVDSVVTEDNIDEVLAGFHDNETNLHDQMLAMLDLSASKTTHGPDPDQIVTKGNATDKPARGGTRGGARGARGTAANRTTRGARGGRKGPAAASTIANSSSLFSQQSKQSSIGSVATRTNTTAKSRNIVYDSDSDSD; this comes from the exons ATGACGGAAGGATTGACGCAGAACGGCGACATTAATCCAGCAGATACCATCAAGTTGCTTGTTGCAAGCGATATTCATTTGGGTTACGAAGAGAAAGATCCCATCCGAG GCGAGGACAGTTTCATCGCATTCGAAGAGGTGCTCCAGCATGCGGTCATCAACGATGTGGATGCGATCCTGCTCGGGGGAGATCTGTTTCACATTGCAAATCCATCGAAGAATACCCTCAAGCGTTGCTTTGATCTGCTGAAAACGTATACGTTCGGTAATAAGCCCATCGCCTTACAGTTTCTTAACGACCAGAACGAAGACGGCTTTCAGTCGTTCAGCCGTACCCTCAACTATGAGGATCCGAACGTTAACATTGCCATTCCGGTTTTTTCCATCCACGGAAACCACGACGATCCGAGCGGTTTCGGGAGGGTCAGCCCGGTGGACTTGCTTAGTAGCCACGGATATGTGAATTACTTCGGCAAGTGGGTCGATTTAAGTAGGATCATCATTAAACCGTTGCTGCTGCAGAAAGGCGAAACGAAGCTGGCTTTGTATGGTCTTGGGCACATCAGTGACGCGCGGCTTTGTCGCATGTTTGACGAGGCGAAAGTGTTCCTAGAGAAACCGGATGATCCTGGATGGTTCAATGTGATGGTACTCCACCAGAACAGAGCCGATAGGGGAATAAAAAATTACTTGCCGGAGAATGCACTGCCCaagtttttggatttggttATCTGGGGGCATGAACACGATTGTCGCATCGTGCCGGAGAAGAACGTGGTTAAGGATTTCTTTGTGATCCAGCCAGGTTCGACTGTGGCCACTTCGCTTTCCGAGGGCGAATCGTTACAGAAGTGCTGCGGATTGCTCAGCATTTACAAGGATCTCTTCCGCATGGATCCAATTCCACTGAAAACGGTTCGCCCGTTCGTGTTCGAGTCGGTCAATTTGGCCTCCTTTCAGGACGAACTGCGTCTGGACGAGGGCGATGTGATGAAGAAGGTACAAGAGTTCGCAGCGGAGCGCATTGAATCACTGATCGAACGGTCCAAGGCACAACTAAGCGATGACGATCGTCAACCTAATCTTCCGTTGATACGACTCCGACTGGAAATTACCGACACCAAGCAGCAGTTTAATGCGCTCCGTTTTGGCCACCACTACTTTGGGCGTGTAGGAAACCCTATCGATATGGTGATCTTTAAGAGAAAAACGACCCGCGCTAAGGACGAATCGGGTAACATGCTTGACGACGCGGCTCTCAAGGAACAGTTTCAGAAGGAGCAACGCCACCATGCCGGATTACGAGCGGAAGAGATCGCCGAAAAGTACTTCCGTGAGGTGGGAACGGCGCATAAAATGGAGATAATGTGCCCGAGCAGCATGACCGAACTCGTACGCCGTTTGATGGATGCTAAAGACTATGATGCGGGAGAGATCGCCAAGTTTTATGAGCACAAAGCGGTAAAATTTTTCGAAGCCCAGGTGGACAGTGTCGTCACTGAGGACAACATTGACGAGGTGCTCGCTGGTTTTCACGACAATGAGACTAATTTGCATGATCAGATGCTAGCCATGTTGGATCTAAGTGCATCGAAAACAACGCATGGGCCGGATCCGGATCAAATTGTAACAAAGGGAAATGCCACTGACAAGCCTGCTCGTGGAGGAACACGTGGTGGTGCACGAGGCGCTCGTGGTACGGCGGCTAATAGAACAACTCGTGGAGCTCGTGGCGGTAGGAAAGGACCTGCAGCAGCGTCAACGATTGCGAATTCCTCTTCGTTGTTCAGTCAGCAATCGAAACAGAGTTCAATCGGGAGCGTCGCGACTCGAACAAACACAACAGCCAAATCACGTAATATAGTTTACGATTCCGATTCGGATTCTGATTaa